The genomic stretch CGCCCCCGGAACGCCGCCGCGATATAGGATTTCGACGCCTGATATTCCTGCGCGAAATGCAACAGTTTCCCGCCGAATTCGGGATGCAACAACCGCCGGGCCTGTTCCGGATCGTCGGTATAAACCTCGAACACCTCTTCAACACGGGCATCCGGAAATTCGAACCGGTACGGCGGCCGGTTCTTGCGTGTGGCCCAGCCTAGGACAGCGTTCAGCACACCGCCCAAGTCAGGTTGAAACACCACTGTGGGCATCTCTTCCAGACATTCGATGTCCAGCACAATCCCGCCAAACAGATGTGTCCGCTTCGTCTTGCCATCGCTGTCACGGTGCGTGTTGTGAAACGACACGCTTGTCAGCCGGTACGATATGCCCCGCCAGTTTCCGGCAATTTCCGGCCCTATGCTGCTTTTGTCGGCCACGGGAACAATGCCCAACGCCGCAAGCCGCTCTTTGGGAAAAGCCCCCTCAGGCGGGGTCACGGAAAACGTCATGTCCTCAAAGAAATCGCTGATTACCGGGCGGATGAACTGTGTCACCTCGGCCTGGACCTTTTCGCCACGGGTCAGATAGACAAGCAAGGCCACGGACCCGCCCGCGAAGATCGGGAAAATCGGCAGGAACGGATCAAGCCGGAACGCCAGCACGGCCAACACCACGCTACAGCCCGCAATCAGCCTGATCCAGATCCTGCTGCGCCGGATGGCGGCCTGGCGCGCGACTTCCTGTTCGCGCAGGAACGGTGCTATCTTGTGGTCATAGATCGCAGCAAAGCCGCGCTCGTACTCAGCGCGTTCGGTAAAGGTGAATGCGTCCATTCCGCTTATCTCTGCCACCACAGCCAAAGGCCCCAGATCATCAATCCCGCGCCAATCACGAAGGTCGGCAGAAACAGCCGCAAGGCTTCAAAATCGCTCCAGTTCAGCGAAAACCCACCGCATCCGGTCGGGTTCATGCCGCAGCCAAAGGCATTCAGAAAGACCCAGCCAGCGAAAGTCGCCCCAAACAGGATCACGCCTGCGACAAATATCCAAAACGCTTTCATAAACCCTCAGTGCGTTGGCAACGGCGATGGCGCAATGGCCACGTTCACGCCCGCCCCGCCGTGCCCGACAGGCCCAGCGGATCAACCCCCAGCGACTTAAGCGCGCTTTGCCATTTGTCACTGCTGTCCGCGAATACCAGATCGGTGCTGGCGTCGCAGGTCAGCCAGCCATTGGCCAGAATCTCCTGCTCGAGCTGCCCCGGCCCCCAACCGGCATAGCCCAGCATCAGCAAGGCCTGCGCAGGCCCTGCGCCGCGCCCGATGTCTTCCAGAATGTCCTGTGTTGCAGTCATGCCAAAGCCGTCACCGATCTTGAGCGAGTGCAATTGCGAGCTGTAGTCCGCCGAGTGCAACACGAACCCGCGCGAGGTCTCGACCGGCCCGCCAAAATGCACCGGCATCTTGCGCACCTGCGCCGACACCTCGATGTCCAGTTGTTCCAGAACCTCGCCCAGCGCCAGATCCTGCGCAGGTTTGTTCACGATCAGCCCCATGGCACCCTTGGACGAATGTTCGCACAGAAACACCACAGAATGATCGAACCGCATATCCCCCATGCCCGGCATCGCCAGCAATAGCTTGCCCGTCAGTTCCATGCCTTGATCCGTCATTGCCGTCCCGCAGTTGTGTAACATGTCCCTACCAGAATGGGCATAGCACCCGCTGCGTGCAAGGGGCAGTGACCGCCCTTGTTCGAAACAAGGGCTGATGAAAACGTGACTTGGCTTTGTGCAGCACTCAGGTCACATAAAGGGCATGATCCGCACGCTTTCCTTACTTGCAGCCCTGATGCTGGCACCTGTGGCCGCTGTCCTTGGCACCACATCCGTCCTGGCACAGGACATGCCGATTACCGGACGGGTGGTGCAAGGCTGGACCTTGCCCGACGGGCGCTTGGTGGCCGGGATTGACCTGCAACTGAAACCCGGTTGGAAAACCTATTGGCGATCACCGGGCGACGCAGGCATTCCGCCGCAATTCGACTGGACGCGCGCGCGCAATGTGGGCAGCGTGGCTATCACATGGCCCACGCCGCATGTGTTTCACCAGAACGGCATGCGCTCGATTGGCTACAAGGGCCACGTTGTGATCCCCCTGCATATCCAGCCCAAAGTGGCGGGCCGTCCGGTGCGCCTGCGTGGCGAGATGGATCTGGGCGTGTGTTCCGACATCTGCATACCGCACCGGATCGACTTTGACAGCACGCTGGATACGACCCTGTCCAAACCTGTGCCAAGCATTGCAGCCGCCTTGACCGAAACACCGTTTTCGGCCCGCGAGGCCGGAGTCGTCACCGCAACCTGCACCCTGCGCCCGATCCCCGACGGCATGGAAGTGACAGTGCAGGTTCAAATGCCCCCCTCGGGCGGTACAGAAGTTGCGGTGATCGAACCCAACATCCCCGACGTCTGGACATCCGAAGCCGCAACCAGTCGCAACGGCAACTGGCTGCGCGCCACGGCGCAAATGATGCACAACAGTGGCCGCCCCTTTGCCATCAACCGCAGCGCCATGCGCATCACGGTTCTGGGCAGCCATCATGCGGTTGATATTCAGGGCTGTACGGCAGGCTAACTGTCGAGGGTCAAGTGACTTTTCAGCCTTGGCGGTTTCAACGATACCCAAATACCAAACCGGAGCCTGGCGCAGAATGCAGCAAATGTCCGGTTCAAATCCATTTCGACGAAAATTGCGGCACAAACGAATGTCGGTAAGTGGTTTCTAAGCCGCGTATTATCTGGTCAAAGTCACCTAGTCACCTAGGGTCTGGACCCTAGGTCACATACCCATAAAAGGGATTCACAGACTTTAGAAAACGTGATTCACTTTCCGGCAAATGTGGAGGTGAGAATGGCACGTTTTGATTTGACAGATTTTGAATGGTCGGTGATCCAGCCGTTGCTGCCGACGAAGGTGCGCGGCAAGCCGCGTGTGGATGACCGGCGGGTTTTGAACGGCATCTTCTGGCGCTTGCGGACTGGTGCGCCCTGGGCAGACATTCCTGCCCGATACGGGCCGCATACGACCTGTGTGAACCGCTTCAACCGCTGGCGGCGTGCGGGTCACTGGGCGCGTATTCTTGAAGCAATATCAGAGGCATATGAGGGTGAGGTGCAAATGATTGACAGCTCCTCCATCCGGGTACACCAACAGGGCGCAAATGGCCCTAAAAAAGGGGGCGATCCGATTGCCTGGGTCGCTCAAGGGGCGGGCTGACAACGAAAATCCACGCTTTGGTGGACGCGCTTGGCCGCCCGATCCGGCTCATGCTGACGGCTGGGCAGGCCTATGATGGACACGCGGCAGAGCAGATGCTGGATCGACTGAAAGAAGGCTGCAGCGTGCTGGCGGATCGCGCCTATGACAGCAACGCGATCCGTGATTTGATCGCCAAACAGAAGGCGCAAGCCGTGATCCCTTCGATGCCGCAACGCAATCCTGTCATCCCGCATGATCGCGAGCGTTACAAAGCACGCAACGCAGTGGAGCGTTTCTTCAACAAACTCAAAAACTTCCGCGCGGTAGCAACAAGATATGACAAACGCGATGATAATTTCCTCGCATCCATACAACTCGCGTCAATCAGGATCTGGTTGCGAACTTATGAGTCGGTGACCTAGAGGCTTGTGGCAATCCATGGGGTCGCAGCAAGGCACTCTTTGGCCAGGCAAAACGGTGAGGGGCTTTGACATGATCCAAAACAGTCACGGGGACGACAATTCCGCTGCCGCTTTCTTTGATCCGGGCCGGAACTGCTGGCGCGTGCCGACGGCCGGGCGGCTGGCGCTGGTGATTGACGGTGAGCTTTATTTTGCGGCGTTGCGACGGGTCATTCGCCAGGCCCGGCGCGAGCTGCTACTGATCGGTTGGGATTTCGACTTCGAGATCGAAATGCTGCCAGGCGAAAGCGATGAGGACGGAAACGCCCCTGATGGACTGCCCAATCAAGTCGGCGCGTTTCTGGAGGCGGTTGTCGAACAGGCCCCCGACCTGCATGTTTATATCCTCAAGTGGAACGGCGCGGTCATCATAGCACCGGGCCGCCTGCTGTCGTCCGTGTCGGTCCTTGTCTCCAGCAGCGACCGCATCCACTTCGCTCTGGACGGGAAACATCCTTTCGGTGCGTGCCATCACCAGAAAATCATCGTTGCCGATAAATCCTTCGCGTTTTGCGGCGGCATCGACGTGACCGAAAACCGCTGGGATACGTCCGAGCATCTCCCCGACGATGCGCGCCGGATCGGCAAGGACGGGGCCCCGCTGGCGCCATGGCACGATGTAACCACTGCGATGACTGGCCCCGCCGCCGAAGCGCTGGGCGAGCTTTCACGCGCGAGGTGGGCGCGCGCCACCGGCGAAACGCTGACGCCCCCCGACGCAGCCGCACGCGACATCTGGCCCGACAATCTGAAGGTCGAAGCGACGCAGATCAAGGTTGCGATCGCCCGTACAGAACCACCCTATGACAGCGAGCCGCTTATCAACGAGATTGAATGTCTGTTCCTGGACAGCATCAGTATGGCCCGCGAAACGATTTACATCGAATCGCAATACCTGACGACCAAGACGGTCTGCGACGCGTTGTGCGCGCGGCTCTCTGCTGACGATGCGCCCGAGATCATCATCATCAATCCCGAGGCGGCCCTGAACGGCTTCGAGGACAAGTCAATGCATGCGCTGCGCGGTCGCGCCATCAGTCGCCTTCAGGCCGCCGACCGGTCGGACAGGTTCCGTATTTTCAATCCCGTGAACAGCGCTGACGAACCGATCTACGTCCACGCGAAGGTTATGATCGTGGACGATACACTTCTGCACATCGGGTCCAGCAACCTGAATGACAGGTCCATGGGATTCGATACGGAATGTGACGTCGCCATTCACGGCCATGCCGACCTCATCTGCGACTTTCGGGACAAGCTGCTGTCCGAACATCTGGGCGTATCGCCAGAGCATTTCGCGGAAACATTGCGCCGCGAAGGGTCAGTCATCGCGGCCATCGCAGGTCTGAATCCCCGGCAGGGCCGCGGTCTGCGGCCGATCGTGCCCTCGTCCGAGACTGTGATGGGCAAGCTTCTCGCCGATACCCGTCTCATGGACCAGCGTTATTTTGACCGCCATGACAGCAAAGCAGGAGAAGGCTTGCGCCCGCGTCATATCGCCATGGCGGCAGCAGGATTCGCGGCTGCTTACGTTGCAGACAAGCTGTGGAAGCACTGGCGCCGCAAGTGACGTTGCCGATCCATCGCACGCAAGTTTCACGCTATGCTTCCAGGGTCCAGACCCCAGATCTGCATGGCGCGTCCGCTGCGCTCAAAAAACTCAGGCGACCGGGGCAAACCCATGCGACGGCCCCAACCCGGCCTCAAACCACCCTGCGTGCCCGCATCACCTGATAGCCCACCGCTGCCAGCACATAGACCAGCGCAACCACGCCCAGCAGCCCCACAGTAAACAGCACAAAGGCCGCCAACCACGGCGACAATGCCGCCAGCACCGGCCACAACGGCACCAACGCCGGCCACAGCGCGCCCGTCACCGCAACATAGCCCACCGTCGCAGCCCCCCAGGCCAGCACCACCAACCACAGCGGCACCAGCAGCAACTGCAATCCGCGTGTTCGCAGTCCGCGCCGCATCGCGCGCACCTGCCGCGCCACGTCATGTTGCGCCGCAATCAACGCAGGCACCACCAGCAACACCAGCACCATGCCAAAGCCCAAGCCGTAAACCAATGTAATCACTGTCGGCTTGAGAAACTGCGCGTCCTGCGATGTCTCATACAACAGCGGTGCCATGCCCAACACCGTCGTCAGCGTGGTCAGCAACACGGGCCGCAGCCGGTCGGCCGCACCATCAATGATCGACGGGATCAATCCGCGTTCGGCGGCGTATTCGTCGATGGTGGTGACCAGAACAATGGAATCGTTGATGATAATCCCCGTCATCCCCAACAGCCCGACCACCGTGAACATGCTCGTCGGCACCCCCCACTGCGCATGGCCATAGATCGTGCCCACCAGCCCGAAGGGGATCACCGCCATCACGACAAGGGGCCGCATCCAGCTGGCAAAGATCCACGACAGCACCAGATAGATGCCCAACAGACACAATATCAGCCCGGTCAGTGCCTGATTCAAAAAGGTGTTCTCCTGCTCGCTCAGCCCCGCCACGCGGAACTCCACCTGCCGTTCGGACGCGATGCGCGGCAAGATGTCGGTCTGCAACGCGCGGGTGATTTCGGCGGCGCGAGCGGGGTCGTCTTCGGAGATGTCACCGGTGACCGAGATCAGCCGGATGCCGTTTTCGCGCCGCACGGTGGAAAATCCGGTGCGGCGGGTGACGCTGACAATATCGGCCAGCGGCACATAGGTGCCCGCCGTGGTCCGCAACTGGGTGCGTTCCAGAAAGTCCGCCGTCAGCTCGCTTTCAGGCAGCTCGACGCGGATGGTCGCACTGCGCGGCCCGTCGGGATAAGTCGCCGCCTCGATCCCGTTCAGCCGGTGACGCAGCGCACGCCCCAGCGTGTCGATGGTAAAGCCCAGCGCCTGCCCCTGTGCTGTCAGGTCCAGGATCAGCTCTTCCTTGTCATAGGCCAGATTGTCCTCGACCGCGCTGACCTCGGGGTATTGCAGCACCGCGCGTTTCAGATCCTCCGACGCCGCCTTGAGCACATCGGTGCTGGCGCCAAAGAACTGCACATCCAGCGCATCGCCTCCCGGTCCCGAGCGCCAGCCGCGAAAGCTGACGGTTTCGACCAGCGGATGATGCACCACGCTCTCTTGCAGCTCGGCCACAAAGGCAAAGGAGGAATAGGGCCGCAGATCGGCGTCGATCAGCTCGATCGAGATACCGCCCAGCTGGTCGGCGTCCTTGGTGTCGGACCCGCCCAGCGCGCGCCCTGCGTTGCCGCCGATTTCCGCGATCACATAGTCCAGCGGGTTGCGGCCATACCGCTCTTCATAGGTCTTGCCCAATGCCTCGGTCGCGCGCTGCATTTCGCGCATCATCTCAAGAGTATCGGCGCGGGTGGCGCCTTCGGCCATCGCAAAGTTGCCGGTGACCGAACCGCGTTCGGGCGCGTTGAAGAACCGCCACTGCACGTCGCCGGTGATAAACAGTGCAACCTGACTGGCCAGCACTGCCAGAACACCGGCCAACACCACATAACGCGCCGCGATGACCCCGGCCATGAACGGGCGGAACAGCCTGTCGCGCAGCCATTCAAAGCCGCGGTTCACGATCTTGGACGGCAGGTCGATGCCCGCGCTGCCGATGCGCTGGACGACGGCGGCCTTGGCGCGGCGCGGCAGCAGCAGAAAGATCACAGCACAACCCGCCAGCGCATAGGCAGCAACGCGCAACCCGTCCCAGACAATCGCCGCCCACACCCCGTCGTCGGGCCTGGTGATCATTGCCCAGACCAGCATGGCCCCACCGCCGATGAACACGGCCCCCGTGACCAGCCCGACGGCCAGCTTGCCATAGCTGAACTGCGACTGCCCGTCGGGCCGGATGGCATGGGACATGTGGTGTGGCAGGATCAGGAAACATTCGACCAGCGACGCCACAAGCACCACGATCACCGTATAGGGAATGTCGCGGATCAGATCGCCAAAGCGACCGCCGATGGCCACCAATGCAAAAAACGCAATCACCGTGGTCAGCGTCGCGGCAAAGACCGGCATGGCCATGCGACGCGCCGCAGTTTCCGCCGCAACCACCGGAGATTCGCCGTAATAGCGCGCCCGATGGTCAGCATGTTCGCCCACCACAATCGCGTCATCCACCACGATGCCCAGCGTGATGATCAGGCCGAACAACGACACCATGTTGATCGTCAGACCACCCACATACATCAGTGCAATCGCCGCCATCATCGCCACGGGTATCCCCGCCGCGACCCAGATTGCCGTGCGCGCGTTCAGGAACAGGAACAACAGCGCCACCACCATCGCCAGCCCGACCATCCCGTTGTCGACAAGAATATCCAGCCGCCCCGAAATTTCTTCGGCGCGGGTGCGGATCAGGTCGACTGTAACCGCAGGCGGCAAGGTTGCCTGCAAGGCTTCGGCCACCTGTTCCACGCGGTGCTGCACCGCGATGGCATCGCCCGTGTCCGACCGGTCAACGCGGATCGACACCGCCGGATCTGGCCCGACGAAGTAGCTGCGCGACCGGTCCACGCCGCGCTGTTCCACCCGCGCCACATCGCCAATCGTCAGCTTGGATCCGTCGGGGTTCGAGCGCAGGACAATCCCGCTGATCGCCTGCGCGCTGCGCTTTTCGGTGCCGGTGCGCACGCGCGCGTTGGCACCGGTCACATCGCCTGCGGGGTTGGCATCGACCTCGGCGGCGATGGCCGTTGCAATGTCGGCCATGCTGACGTCATAGGCGATCAACCGCGCCGAGGGCACTTCGACCAGCAACTGCGGCGCTGCCACCCCGCGAATGGTTGTGCGCGTCACCCCCTGGGCAAACAACCGCGTCACCAGTTCATCCGCGAACAGGCCCAATTGCTGTGGCGACACCGGCCCCGAGATGACCACATCGGTCACGCGGTCACGCCAGACGCCCCGGCGCACCGTGGGCTCGTCCGCCTCGTCCGGCAGCGTCGTAACCGCGTTCACCGCCGTCTGCACATCATCCGCCGCGCGGCTCATGTCCCAGTTCGGCTCAAACTCAAGCGTGATCGCCCCGCGCCCCTCGACCGAGGTGGCCCGAGAGCTTTCAACCCCTTCCACCGCCAGCAACGCAGGTTCAAGCACCTGCACAATGCCTGCGTCGACATCTTCGGCACCGGCCCCGTCCCAGCTGACACTTACGGTCACGTCATCAATAATCACATCCGGGAAATGCTGCGCCCGCATGTTCGGAATGGCCACCGCCCCGGCTGCCAGCATCAGAACCAGCAGCAGATTGGCCAACGTCCGGTGACGGGTAAAATAGCTGAGGATGCCGCCCGCCGCCGAGGGAATCTCGCGTGCCATGCTCAGCCGCCCATCCGGCTTTCGATCCGCGCAACCATCTGTGCGGGCACCTGCGGTTCGGCCAGTTGCGACAGAACGCGGGCCTTGGCTTCTTGTGGCATCCGGTCATTGCCCTCGACATAGGCCACCAGCCGCGCGCGCCGTTCGGCACTCAACTCCAGCATCTCGGGCCCGGCCGGAACCACGGCGTCGCGGCCGATGCGCAAGGGGGTTACGGCAATACCCGCCCCCAACAGGGGCGAGCGGGCCTCGACCACCTCGCGCCCCGCCAGACCGTCGCCGCGCACCAGAATAGTATCGCCCTGACGGCGCAACAACTCGACCGCCACGGTTTCCAGCCGGTCATCTGCGCCCAGAGCCAGCACCGTGCCATCTGCACCCCATGCCGAAGACGGCAGGCGCACAACGTCGCGCAACAGCGGCTCCTCTACGCCCACGGTCACGAAATCGCCGGGCTTGAACCCGCGCGCGTTGCTGAGACGGGCAAAAACCAGCCGCCCAGTCTGCGCCTCGCCCGCGTCGACACTGGCGCGGCTGATGATGCCCGTGGCCTGCAAATCAATGCCCGCAACATCCAGCGTCGCCACCAAGGGGGCGTTCAGCAG from Pseudosulfitobacter sp. DSM 107133 encodes the following:
- a CDS encoding efflux RND transporter permease subunit, translating into MAREIPSAAGGILSYFTRHRTLANLLLVLMLAAGAVAIPNMRAQHFPDVIIDDVTVSVSWDGAGAEDVDAGIVQVLEPALLAVEGVESSRATSVEGRGAITLEFEPNWDMSRAADDVQTAVNAVTTLPDEADEPTVRRGVWRDRVTDVVISGPVSPQQLGLFADELVTRLFAQGVTRTTIRGVAAPQLLVEVPSARLIAYDVSMADIATAIAAEVDANPAGDVTGANARVRTGTEKRSAQAISGIVLRSNPDGSKLTIGDVARVEQRGVDRSRSYFVGPDPAVSIRVDRSDTGDAIAVQHRVEQVAEALQATLPPAVTVDLIRTRAEEISGRLDILVDNGMVGLAMVVALLFLFLNARTAIWVAAGIPVAMMAAIALMYVGGLTINMVSLFGLIITLGIVVDDAIVVGEHADHRARYYGESPVVAAETAARRMAMPVFAATLTTVIAFFALVAIGGRFGDLIRDIPYTVIVVLVASLVECFLILPHHMSHAIRPDGQSQFSYGKLAVGLVTGAVFIGGGAMLVWAMITRPDDGVWAAIVWDGLRVAAYALAGCAVIFLLLPRRAKAAVVQRIGSAGIDLPSKIVNRGFEWLRDRLFRPFMAGVIAARYVVLAGVLAVLASQVALFITGDVQWRFFNAPERGSVTGNFAMAEGATRADTLEMMREMQRATEALGKTYEERYGRNPLDYVIAEIGGNAGRALGGSDTKDADQLGGISIELIDADLRPYSSFAFVAELQESVVHHPLVETVSFRGWRSGPGGDALDVQFFGASTDVLKAASEDLKRAVLQYPEVSAVEDNLAYDKEELILDLTAQGQALGFTIDTLGRALRHRLNGIEAATYPDGPRSATIRVELPESELTADFLERTQLRTTAGTYVPLADIVSVTRRTGFSTVRRENGIRLISVTGDISEDDPARAAEITRALQTDILPRIASERQVEFRVAGLSEQENTFLNQALTGLILCLLGIYLVLSWIFASWMRPLVVMAVIPFGLVGTIYGHAQWGVPTSMFTVVGLLGMTGIIINDSIVLVTTIDEYAAERGLIPSIIDGAADRLRPVLLTTLTTVLGMAPLLYETSQDAQFLKPTVITLVYGLGFGMVLVLLVVPALIAAQHDVARQVRAMRRGLRTRGLQLLLVPLWLVVLAWGAATVGYVAVTGALWPALVPLWPVLAALSPWLAAFVLFTVGLLGVVALVYVLAAVGYQVMRARRVV
- a CDS encoding phospholipase D-like domain-containing protein → MIQNSHGDDNSAAAFFDPGRNCWRVPTAGRLALVIDGELYFAALRRVIRQARRELLLIGWDFDFEIEMLPGESDEDGNAPDGLPNQVGAFLEAVVEQAPDLHVYILKWNGAVIIAPGRLLSSVSVLVSSSDRIHFALDGKHPFGACHHQKIIVADKSFAFCGGIDVTENRWDTSEHLPDDARRIGKDGAPLAPWHDVTTAMTGPAAEALGELSRARWARATGETLTPPDAAARDIWPDNLKVEATQIKVAIARTEPPYDSEPLINEIECLFLDSISMARETIYIESQYLTTKTVCDALCARLSADDAPEIIIINPEAALNGFEDKSMHALRGRAISRLQAADRSDRFRIFNPVNSADEPIYVHAKVMIVDDTLLHIGSSNLNDRSMGFDTECDVAIHGHADLICDFRDKLLSEHLGVSPEHFAETLRREGSVIAAIAGLNPRQGRGLRPIVPSSETVMGKLLADTRLMDQRYFDRHDSKAGEGLRPRHIAMAAAGFAAAYVADKLWKHWRRK
- a CDS encoding YqgE/AlgH family protein; the protein is MELTGKLLLAMPGMGDMRFDHSVVFLCEHSSKGAMGLIVNKPAQDLALGEVLEQLDIEVSAQVRKMPVHFGGPVETSRGFVLHSADYSSQLHSLKIGDGFGMTATQDILEDIGRGAGPAQALLMLGYAGWGPGQLEQEILANGWLTCDASTDLVFADSSDKWQSALKSLGVDPLGLSGTAGRA
- a CDS encoding DUF3137 domain-containing protein, with product MDAFTFTERAEYERGFAAIYDHKIAPFLREQEVARQAAIRRSRIWIRLIAGCSVVLAVLAFRLDPFLPIFPIFAGGSVALLVYLTRGEKVQAEVTQFIRPVISDFFEDMTFSVTPPEGAFPKERLAALGIVPVADKSSIGPEIAGNWRGISYRLTSVSFHNTHRDSDGKTKRTHLFGGIVLDIECLEEMPTVVFQPDLGGVLNAVLGWATRKNRPPYRFEFPDARVEEVFEVYTDDPEQARRLLHPEFGGKLLHFAQEYQASKSYIAAAFRGRHFYLAIDLPYQFMSFDVAGQPLSECENQIHKAMRDLMIPRRIIDMLVD
- a CDS encoding protein-disulfide reductase DsbD domain-containing protein — translated: MIRTLSLLAALMLAPVAAVLGTTSVLAQDMPITGRVVQGWTLPDGRLVAGIDLQLKPGWKTYWRSPGDAGIPPQFDWTRARNVGSVAITWPTPHVFHQNGMRSIGYKGHVVIPLHIQPKVAGRPVRLRGEMDLGVCSDICIPHRIDFDSTLDTTLSKPVPSIAAALTETPFSAREAGVVTATCTLRPIPDGMEVTVQVQMPPSGGTEVAVIEPNIPDVWTSEAATSRNGNWLRATAQMMHNSGRPFAINRSAMRITVLGSHHAVDIQGCTAG